A stretch of Sulfitobacter sp. THAF37 DNA encodes these proteins:
- the maiA gene encoding maleylacetoacetate isomerase, with protein MSDLVLHNYFRSSTSVRVRAALNLKGLAFDYVPLSLLQGEQASAAHLALNPSGLVPTLVTPQGALPQSLAILEWLDEVHPEPALLPDDPWGRARVRSLAQIIALDIHPVNNLRVLQHLETEFGVDAAGKAAWFRKWAGAGMQALETRLAAEPETGRFCHGDTVGMADLCLYAQVLNNARFEVDMSNCPTILRIHENCMATPALERAAPAHQPDAS; from the coding sequence ATGAGCGACCTGGTTCTTCACAACTACTTTCGGTCCTCCACCTCTGTCCGGGTGCGCGCGGCGCTGAACCTCAAGGGGTTGGCGTTCGACTATGTGCCGCTTTCGCTTTTGCAGGGCGAACAGGCCAGCGCCGCGCATCTGGCGCTGAACCCGTCGGGACTGGTGCCGACACTGGTTACACCGCAGGGGGCCTTGCCCCAGTCGCTGGCAATCCTGGAATGGCTGGATGAGGTGCACCCGGAACCCGCGCTGCTGCCCGACGACCCTTGGGGCCGGGCGCGTGTACGCAGCCTGGCGCAGATCATCGCGCTGGATATCCATCCGGTGAACAATCTGCGCGTCCTGCAGCACCTTGAGACCGAGTTCGGTGTCGATGCGGCGGGCAAGGCAGCCTGGTTCCGCAAGTGGGCAGGGGCCGGGATGCAGGCGCTCGAAACCCGGCTCGCGGCGGAGCCCGAAACGGGCCGCTTCTGCCACGGCGATACGGTCGGAATGGCGGACCTGTGCCTTTATGCCCAGGTGCTGAACAACGCGCGGTTCGAAGTGGACATGAGCAACTGTCCCACGATCCTGCGCATCCATGAGAATTGCATGGCGACCCCGGCGCTGGAACGCGCAGCGCCCGCGCATCAGCCTGACGCTAGCTGA
- a CDS encoding ABC transporter permease, with product MRRNLIIGAMLSALFVLAALISFFWTPYDYAALDIPNKLQTPDAIHLLGTDHFGRDILSMIMVGARTSIAVALVAVGIGMGLGIPLGLWAAARQGSWLDELIMRGNDLVFAFPSIVIAILITAVFGAGAINAIIAIGIFNIPVFARITRGAALSLWQREFILAARVAGKSAPRISVEHILPNITNLLIVQGTIQFSLGILAEAALSYVGLGAQPPTPSWGRMLADAQTLVSIAPHMALVPGFAIILTVLGLNLMGDGLRDYLDPRLRVVRA from the coding sequence ATGAGGCGTAACCTTATCATCGGCGCAATGCTGTCCGCGCTCTTCGTCCTCGCTGCGCTGATCAGCTTTTTCTGGACCCCATACGACTACGCCGCGCTGGATATTCCGAACAAGCTTCAGACACCGGATGCGATACATCTTCTGGGCACCGACCATTTCGGCCGCGACATCCTGAGCATGATTATGGTCGGTGCCCGCACCTCCATCGCCGTCGCGCTGGTGGCGGTGGGCATCGGCATGGGGCTGGGCATTCCGCTGGGCTTGTGGGCCGCGGCGCGTCAGGGCAGCTGGCTGGACGAACTGATCATGCGGGGCAACGACCTTGTCTTTGCCTTTCCCAGCATCGTCATCGCGATCCTGATCACCGCAGTCTTCGGCGCCGGGGCGATCAATGCCATCATCGCCATCGGTATCTTCAACATCCCTGTCTTCGCACGGATCACACGGGGCGCGGCGCTGTCGCTGTGGCAGCGCGAGTTCATCCTGGCGGCACGGGTTGCGGGCAAATCCGCCCCGCGCATCTCGGTCGAGCATATCCTGCCCAACATCACGAACCTGCTGATCGTTCAGGGCACCATCCAGTTCTCGCTGGGGATTCTGGCCGAGGCCGCGCTGAGCTATGTGGGCCTGGGCGCGCAGCCGCCGACGCCCTCTTGGGGAAGGATGCTGGCCGATGCCCAGACACTGGTCAGCATCGCACCGCATATGGCCCTGGTCCCCGGGTTCGCGATCATTCTCACTGTGCTGGGTCTCAATCTGATGGGCGACGGGCTGCGCGATTATCTCGACCCGCGGTTGCGGGTGGTGCGCGCATGA
- a CDS encoding alpha/beta fold hydrolase: MPDLTLDDLSLHYEIEGDGPPLVLLAGMLSDNAAWTPLIPLLRDRFTLIRPDNRTTGRTTPVNAPATMNDMVQDVVALMDHLGHPRFHVAGHSMGGLMTLEVAGLFPDRVASATVMASGRVRSPRTTAVFEALLAIRRMPGGEEAWLRALYPWIFRPEFFAQPGSVEAALEAAQAYPYAQTADAMAHQLDAFKAFRPQARLSDIACPTLILYAAQDVLVPPALARPGFEGIADLREATVEDAGHSIVWDAPQSVVSHLDDFLSAHPFS, from the coding sequence ATGCCTGACCTGACGCTTGACGATCTGTCCTTGCACTATGAAATCGAAGGCGATGGTCCACCGCTTGTGCTGCTGGCGGGGATGCTGAGCGACAATGCCGCCTGGACGCCGCTGATCCCGTTGCTGCGTGACCGCTTCACCCTGATCCGTCCCGACAACCGCACCACCGGTCGCACCACCCCCGTGAACGCTCCCGCCACCATGAATGACATGGTGCAGGATGTCGTCGCTTTGATGGATCATCTGGGACATCCGCGGTTCCATGTCGCGGGCCATTCCATGGGCGGGCTGATGACGCTTGAAGTCGCCGGACTGTTCCCGGACCGGGTGGCCAGCGCCACCGTCATGGCCTCGGGTCGGGTGCGCAGCCCGCGCACCACGGCGGTGTTTGAGGCACTGCTTGCGATCCGGCGGATGCCCGGAGGCGAGGAAGCTTGGCTTCGTGCGCTTTATCCCTGGATTTTCCGGCCGGAATTCTTTGCCCAACCCGGCAGCGTCGAGGCGGCGCTGGAAGCGGCGCAGGCCTATCCCTATGCCCAGACCGCCGATGCGATGGCGCATCAGCTGGACGCCTTCAAGGCGTTCCGACCCCAGGCCCGCTTGTCGGATATCGCCTGCCCGACACTGATCCTCTATGCGGCACAGGATGTTCTCGTGCCACCCGCACTGGCCCGGCCGGGTTTCGAAGGTATCGCCGACCTGCGAGAAGCCACTGTCGAGGATGCGGGCCATTCCATTGTCTGGGACGCCCCGCAGTCTGTCGTGTCACATCTGGACGATTTTCTGTCGGCCCATCCCTTCAGCTAG
- a CDS encoding ABC transporter ATP-binding protein, whose product MSLLSIQNLSLSIYGINILRDVTLSINEGEIVAITGESGSGKSLTALASMQLLPKGTQTQGRIIFADRDLAQQSEQTLCGIRGNDIGMVFQEPMTALNPVQTIGAQVAETVRIHEPDTSRAEAEERAAQTLARVGLPQDRFPLSRYPHELSGGQRQRVVIAMAIVLRPRLLIADEPTTALDVTTQAQILELLRHLARTDAMGLMMITHDLAVVADLADRIVVMRNGEVVEEGETGHLLRHMNHPYTKMLFAASGHQVSLPKVAAQKPLLEVTNVSRDYRLPRKTLFGPVEHFRAVDDVSFTIQRGERLGLVGESGCGKSTLTRALLGLEQVQAGSITLDGAPVFSGNAPNLAVRRKMQVVFQDPFGSFNPRHRVDRLVTEPFHLLPDPPTGAARTRAIDEALTAVGLGPSDARKYIHEFSGGQRQRIAIARALIIRPELILFDEAVSALDVSVRSQILDLLANLCGAYDLTYLFISHDLSVVRTVTDRVLVMKSGKIVEEGPTEQTFENPQHPYTRTLIDAAPVLPQLQETG is encoded by the coding sequence ATGAGCCTGCTGTCGATCCAGAACCTGTCGCTGTCGATCTACGGGATCAACATCCTGCGCGATGTGACCCTGTCCATCAACGAGGGAGAGATCGTCGCGATCACCGGAGAAAGCGGGTCGGGCAAATCCCTAACCGCCCTGGCCAGCATGCAATTGCTGCCCAAGGGGACGCAGACGCAGGGCCGGATCATCTTCGCGGACCGGGATCTGGCACAACAAAGCGAACAGACGCTTTGCGGCATCCGCGGCAATGACATCGGCATGGTGTTCCAGGAACCGATGACGGCCCTGAACCCGGTGCAGACCATCGGTGCCCAGGTGGCCGAAACCGTCCGCATCCACGAACCCGACACCTCCCGCGCCGAGGCCGAGGAACGCGCGGCGCAGACCCTTGCGAGGGTGGGTCTGCCGCAGGACCGCTTTCCGCTCAGCCGGTATCCGCACGAACTGTCGGGCGGGCAACGCCAGCGCGTGGTGATTGCCATGGCCATCGTGCTGCGGCCTCGTTTGCTGATCGCCGACGAACCCACCACCGCACTGGACGTCACGACGCAGGCGCAGATCCTCGAATTGCTCAGGCACCTCGCCCGCACGGACGCGATGGGCCTGATGATGATCACCCATGACCTGGCTGTGGTCGCCGACCTGGCGGATCGTATCGTGGTCATGCGCAACGGCGAAGTGGTGGAAGAGGGCGAAACCGGGCACCTGCTTCGACACATGAACCACCCTTACACGAAGATGCTCTTTGCGGCCTCCGGTCATCAGGTATCCCTGCCCAAGGTAGCCGCACAGAAACCGCTGCTGGAGGTCACGAACGTCAGCCGGGATTATCGGTTGCCGCGCAAGACCCTGTTTGGCCCGGTCGAGCATTTCCGCGCCGTCGATGACGTGTCCTTTACCATACAAAGGGGGGAGCGGCTGGGGCTTGTCGGCGAGTCCGGCTGTGGAAAATCCACCCTGACCCGCGCGTTGCTGGGGCTCGAACAGGTCCAGGCGGGCAGCATCACGCTGGACGGTGCGCCTGTGTTTTCGGGCAACGCGCCCAATCTTGCCGTGCGGCGCAAGATGCAGGTTGTGTTCCAGGATCCTTTCGGCAGCTTCAACCCCCGACACCGGGTGGATCGGCTGGTGACGGAACCGTTCCACCTTTTGCCCGACCCGCCGACGGGGGCCGCGCGCACCCGCGCCATCGACGAGGCATTGACCGCCGTCGGTCTCGGCCCGTCGGACGCGCGCAAGTACATTCACGAATTCTCGGGCGGTCAACGGCAGCGTATCGCCATTGCGCGCGCCTTGATCATCCGGCCCGAGCTGATCCTGTTCGACGAAGCGGTGAGCGCGCTGGATGTCTCCGTGCGTAGCCAAATTCTCGACTTGCTCGCCAATCTCTGCGGTGCCTATGACCTGACCTATCTGTTCATCTCGCACGACCTGTCGGTGGTGCGCACGGTCACGGACAGGGTGCTGGTCATGAAGTCAGGCAAGATCGTCGAGGAAGGACCAACCGAACAGACCTTCGAGAACCCGCAACATCCCTATACCAGGACGCTGATAGATGCGGCCCCGGTCCTGCCGCAACTGCAAGAGACGGGATGA
- a CDS encoding GDP-L-fucose synthase, with amino-acid sequence MAGKLFLTGGNGMVGLNIRNHTGASGWTILAPGSAEVDLTDAGQTAAYIAAQKPDVIVHAAGRVGGIQANMAHPVAFLEQNIAIGRNVIMGARAAGVARLINLASTCMYPAQAKNPLREESILTGPLEPTNEGYAIAKIMAMKLCDYIRIEDPDAHYKTLIPCNLYGPYDKFDPKASHLLPAIIHKVHEAMRTGAETVEIWGDGTARREFMYAADLAGAVWKAVKDPAALPGAMNIGLGHDHSINDYYAAVAEVIGWEGRFTHDLSRPVGMKQKLCATDRQTAWGWQAPTPLREGIARTYNYYLEHYAT; translated from the coding sequence GTGGCGGGCAAGCTCTTTCTCACCGGCGGCAACGGCATGGTCGGCCTCAACATCCGAAACCATACAGGCGCGTCCGGATGGACGATACTGGCCCCCGGCTCCGCCGAGGTGGACCTGACGGATGCCGGCCAGACCGCCGCCTACATCGCCGCGCAGAAGCCCGACGTGATCGTTCACGCCGCAGGACGCGTGGGAGGCATTCAGGCGAACATGGCGCATCCGGTGGCATTTTTGGAACAGAACATCGCCATCGGCCGCAACGTCATCATGGGCGCGCGTGCCGCAGGGGTGGCACGGCTGATCAATCTCGCGTCCACCTGCATGTACCCCGCGCAGGCGAAAAACCCCCTGCGGGAGGAAAGCATCCTGACAGGGCCGCTCGAACCCACGAACGAGGGCTATGCGATTGCCAAGATCATGGCGATGAAGCTTTGCGACTACATCCGAATTGAAGACCCGGATGCGCACTACAAGACGCTGATCCCCTGCAACCTTTACGGGCCATATGACAAATTCGACCCAAAGGCGTCGCACCTGCTGCCTGCGATCATTCATAAGGTGCACGAGGCGATGCGCACGGGTGCGGAAACAGTCGAAATATGGGGCGACGGTACCGCACGGCGCGAATTCATGTACGCAGCGGATCTGGCCGGTGCCGTCTGGAAAGCGGTAAAAGACCCCGCCGCCCTGCCCGGCGCCATGAACATCGGGCTGGGTCATGACCATTCGATCAACGATTATTACGCAGCCGTTGCCGAGGTGATCGGCTGGGAGGGGAGGTTCACCCACGACCTGTCCCGCCCCGTCGGCATGAAACAGAAACTCTGCGCCACCGACCGGCAGACTGCCTGGGGCTGGCAGGCCCCCACCCCACTGCGCGAGGGGATCGCCAGAACCTACAACTATTACCTGGAGCACTACGCCACATGA
- a CDS encoding P1 family peptidase — MNTGPGNLITDVPGLKVGNAQDDALKSGTTVLVGEAPFVASVHVMGGAPGTRETDLLAPDKSVDAVDALVLSGGSAYGLDACSGVVDGLRAAGRGFTIGPAVIPLVPGAIIFDLLNGGDKTWTENPYRALGRQALDAATTEFELGTAGAGTGALSAMMKGGLGSASLVLPDGSTVGALVAANPVGAVTTPGDRHFYAAPFEVGAEFGGIGPDLATGLGRTLDSRKMRAMSPRENTTIAIVATDAALTKAQCQRVAVAAHDGIGRATVPAHTPHDGDLVFALSTAGRAAGDVTLIGHAAALCLSRAIARAIYHATPRPGDLLPCWSDLNA, encoded by the coding sequence ATGAATACCGGACCCGGAAATCTGATCACCGACGTGCCCGGCCTGAAGGTCGGGAACGCACAGGACGATGCGTTGAAATCCGGCACGACCGTCTTGGTCGGCGAGGCACCCTTCGTAGCCTCCGTGCATGTCATGGGCGGCGCGCCCGGCACGCGCGAGACCGATCTGCTGGCCCCGGACAAATCGGTCGATGCGGTGGATGCGCTGGTGCTGTCGGGCGGTTCGGCCTATGGGCTCGACGCCTGTTCGGGCGTCGTTGACGGGCTGCGGGCGGCAGGTCGCGGGTTTACCATCGGCCCGGCCGTCATTCCGCTTGTCCCCGGTGCGATCATCTTTGACCTGCTGAACGGCGGCGACAAAACCTGGACCGAGAATCCTTACCGTGCGCTGGGCCGACAGGCACTGGACGCGGCGACAACGGAATTCGAGCTGGGCACCGCAGGCGCCGGCACAGGCGCGCTCAGCGCGATGATGAAGGGCGGTCTGGGGTCCGCTTCGCTGGTGCTGCCGGATGGCAGCACCGTGGGCGCGCTGGTGGCTGCCAATCCGGTCGGCGCCGTGACAACGCCGGGGGACCGGCATTTTTACGCCGCCCCCTTCGAGGTAGGGGCGGAATTCGGCGGTATCGGGCCGGACCTTGCCACCGGGCTGGGCAGGACGCTCGACAGCCGCAAGATGCGGGCGATGTCCCCGCGAGAGAACACGACGATTGCCATAGTCGCCACTGACGCCGCCCTGACCAAGGCGCAATGCCAACGCGTCGCCGTCGCCGCACATGACGGGATCGGCCGCGCCACCGTCCCGGCACATACACCGCATGACGGCGATCTCGTCTTTGCGCTCAGCACCGCGGGCAGGGCCGCCGGGGACGTGACGCTGATCGGCCATGCCGCCGCACTGTGCCTGTCCCGCGCCATTGCACGGGCAATCTACCATGCGACGCCGCGCCCCGGCGACCTGCTGCCTTGCTGGAGCGACCTGAATGCCTGA
- the gmd gene encoding GDP-mannose 4,6-dehydratase: MKTALITGVTGQDGSYLAEFLLEKGYEVHGIKRRASQFNTQRIDHIFQDPHERNRNFHLHYGDLTDTSNLTRILAEVQPDEVYNLGAQSHVAVSFEAPEYTADVDANGALRLLEAIRFLKMDQKTRFYQASTSELYGLVQETPQTETTPFHPRSPYAVAKMYAYWITVNYREAYGMYACNGILFNHESPRRGETFVTRKITRGLCNIAQGLEPCLYMGNIDALRDWGHAKDYVRMQWMMLQQDVAEDFVIATGVQYSVRQFIEWSAAELGLTLKFEGSGVDEVGIVDSITGDKAPALREGDVIFRIDPRYFRPAEVETLLGDPSKAKAKLGWTPQITAQEMCAEMVASDLRNAQRERVLKDHGYDPQMSRED, translated from the coding sequence ATGAAGACAGCACTCATCACCGGCGTGACCGGTCAGGACGGTTCCTATCTGGCGGAATTCCTGCTGGAAAAGGGCTACGAGGTACACGGGATCAAGCGCCGCGCATCCCAGTTCAACACCCAGCGAATTGACCACATCTTTCAGGATCCGCACGAACGGAACCGCAATTTTCACCTGCACTACGGGGATCTGACCGATACATCGAACCTGACCCGCATTCTGGCAGAGGTCCAGCCGGACGAGGTTTATAATCTCGGGGCGCAAAGCCATGTGGCGGTCAGCTTCGAGGCACCGGAATACACCGCCGACGTGGACGCCAACGGTGCGCTGCGCCTGCTTGAGGCCATTCGCTTTCTCAAGATGGATCAGAAGACCCGGTTCTATCAGGCGTCGACATCCGAGCTCTACGGCTTGGTGCAGGAGACGCCGCAGACAGAGACGACGCCGTTCCATCCTCGCAGCCCCTATGCCGTGGCCAAGATGTACGCCTACTGGATCACGGTAAATTACCGCGAAGCTTACGGGATGTATGCCTGTAATGGCATCCTGTTCAACCATGAGAGCCCGCGCCGCGGGGAGACCTTTGTCACCCGCAAGATCACCCGCGGACTTTGCAACATCGCGCAGGGGCTGGAACCCTGCCTGTACATGGGCAACATCGACGCCCTGCGCGACTGGGGCCATGCGAAGGACTATGTGCGCATGCAATGGATGATGTTGCAGCAGGACGTCGCCGAGGATTTCGTGATTGCCACCGGGGTCCAGTACTCAGTTCGCCAGTTCATCGAATGGTCGGCGGCGGAATTGGGCCTGACTTTGAAGTTTGAAGGCAGTGGGGTGGACGAGGTCGGCATCGTCGACAGCATCACCGGCGACAAGGCTCCCGCTTTGCGGGAGGGGGACGTGATCTTTCGTATCGACCCGCGCTATTTCCGACCGGCAGAAGTTGAAACGCTGCTGGGCGATCCGTCCAAGGCCAAGGCCAAGCTGGGGTGGACCCCACAGATCACGGCGCAGGAAATGTGTGCCGAGATGGTCGCCAGTGACCTGCGCAACGCCCAGCGCGAACGCGTGCTCAAGGATCACGGGTATGATCCGCAAATGTCGCGCGAGGACTGA
- a CDS encoding DegT/DnrJ/EryC1/StrS aminotransferase family protein translates to MSFTYPLATSSWDDAEYAAIDRVIASDMFSMGPEVRAYEEEFADLFGSKFAVMVNSGSSANLLMTAALFYSRNPALKLNRGDEVIVPAVSWSTTYFPLSQYGLRLKFVDIDRETLNYDLTALEAAITDKTRALMVVNLLGNPNDFARLKALTEPRGIVMIEDNCESMGATFEGKQAGTFGVMGSYSSFFSHHISTMEGGMVVTDDEELYHVMLSLRAHGWTRNLPKFNHVTGEKSDDPFEESFRFVLPGYNLRPLEMSGALGREQIRKLPALIDGRRANGTLLQEALSDHPRVMIQKEIGKSSWFGFSLVLREDHAGTRAQMVRDLGAKGFECRPIVAGNFAKNEVMQYIDHEIHGTPKNADYIDAHGLFVGNHHYPLTEAIKELAKL, encoded by the coding sequence ATGAGCTTTACATACCCCCTTGCCACGTCCTCCTGGGACGACGCGGAATATGCCGCCATTGACCGGGTAATCGCATCCGACATGTTTTCGATGGGACCGGAGGTACGCGCATACGAAGAAGAGTTCGCCGATCTGTTTGGCTCAAAGTTCGCGGTCATGGTCAATTCGGGATCGTCCGCGAACCTGCTGATGACAGCGGCGCTCTTCTATTCTCGTAACCCTGCGCTGAAGCTCAACCGGGGCGACGAGGTGATCGTGCCAGCGGTCAGTTGGTCGACCACCTATTTTCCCCTATCGCAATATGGCCTGCGGCTGAAATTCGTGGACATCGACCGCGAAACGCTGAACTACGATCTGACCGCACTGGAAGCCGCGATCACCGACAAGACGCGCGCGCTGATGGTGGTGAATCTGCTGGGCAACCCAAACGACTTTGCCCGCCTCAAGGCGCTGACGGAACCGCGCGGGATCGTCATGATCGAGGACAATTGCGAATCCATGGGCGCGACCTTTGAAGGCAAGCAAGCCGGAACGTTCGGGGTCATGGGCAGCTATTCGTCCTTCTTCTCGCACCACATTTCGACCATGGAAGGCGGCATGGTCGTAACCGATGACGAGGAACTGTACCACGTCATGCTGTCCTTGCGCGCCCACGGGTGGACGCGGAACCTGCCAAAGTTCAACCATGTCACCGGCGAGAAATCCGATGACCCCTTCGAGGAGAGCTTTCGCTTTGTCCTGCCAGGGTACAACCTGCGCCCGCTGGAAATGTCGGGTGCCCTGGGCCGAGAACAAATCCGCAAACTGCCTGCCCTTATCGACGGACGTCGGGCCAACGGAACACTGCTGCAAGAGGCGCTGAGCGATCACCCGCGCGTCATGATCCAGAAGGAGATCGGAAAATCGAGCTGGTTCGGCTTCTCCCTCGTGCTGCGCGAAGATCACGCCGGGACCCGTGCCCAGATGGTGCGCGACCTTGGGGCAAAGGGATTTGAATGCCGCCCCATCGTTGCGGGCAATTTCGCCAAGAACGAAGTCATGCAGTATATCGACCATGAGATTCACGGCACTCCGAAAAACGCTGATTACATCGACGCCCACGGCTTGTTCGTGGGCAATCACCACTATCCCCTGACCGAGGCGATCAAGGAACTTGCCAAGCTCTGA
- a CDS encoding fumarylacetoacetate hydrolase family protein: MFVFDPPRQASLAVQDSDARFPVRRIFCVGRNYEAHAREMGKDPTREAPFFFTKPADAAVDAPCTMPYPPLTENLHYEIELVIAIGKGGAEIAEDDVMDHVWGASVGLDMTRRDLQAEAKEMGRPWDWAKAFDQSAPIAAIKPLADVPSVERGRIWLAVNGNLRQEADLSDLIWSVREHVSILSHAMTLAPGDLIMTGTPAGVGAVVTGDVITGGVEGIGELKVTIGERA, from the coding sequence ATGTTTGTTTTCGACCCTCCCCGCCAGGCCAGCCTTGCCGTGCAGGACAGCGATGCGCGTTTCCCTGTACGCCGGATCTTTTGTGTGGGGCGCAACTACGAGGCCCACGCGCGCGAAATGGGCAAGGACCCGACGCGGGAGGCGCCGTTCTTTTTCACCAAGCCTGCAGATGCGGCGGTGGATGCGCCTTGCACCATGCCTTATCCGCCGCTGACCGAGAACCTGCATTACGAGATCGAGTTGGTCATCGCCATTGGAAAGGGCGGCGCGGAAATCGCAGAGGATGACGTGATGGATCATGTCTGGGGCGCTTCCGTGGGGCTGGATATGACCCGCCGCGACCTTCAGGCCGAGGCCAAGGAAATGGGCCGCCCCTGGGACTGGGCCAAGGCATTCGACCAGTCGGCGCCGATTGCAGCGATCAAGCCGCTGGCAGATGTACCGAGTGTAGAGCGCGGGCGCATCTGGCTGGCGGTCAACGGCAACCTCCGGCAGGAGGCGGACCTGTCCGATCTGATCTGGTCGGTGCGTGAACACGTGTCGATCCTGAGCCATGCCATGACCCTTGCTCCGGGTGATCTGATCATGACCGGCACCCCCGCTGGTGTCGGGGCCGTCGTGACGGGTGACGTGATCACCGGCGGCGTCGAGGGCATCGGCGAGCTGAAAGTTACCATCGGCGAGCGCGCATGA
- a CDS encoding SDR family oxidoreductase, whose product MRLTAKTAIITGGASGFGAGIVRRFIQEGARVMIADINASAARDFAEEMGDHAVAHTVDVGDGASVNDMARTAMDVFGHVDILVNNAGVTHLPTPLDDVSEEDFDRVFRVNMRSVYLTARALAPHMKERGAGAILNVASTAGVSPRPNLSWYNASKGWMITATKAMAVELAPKGIRVNALNPVAGETPLLKSFMGEDTPEMRAKFLSTIPLGRFSTPQDMGNAALFLCSDEASMITGVAMEVDGGRCI is encoded by the coding sequence ATGCGACTGACCGCGAAGACAGCAATCATCACCGGCGGTGCTTCCGGCTTTGGCGCGGGGATCGTGCGGCGCTTCATCCAGGAAGGTGCGCGGGTGATGATCGCGGACATCAACGCCAGCGCGGCACGCGACTTTGCCGAGGAGATGGGGGACCACGCCGTGGCCCATACCGTGGATGTGGGCGACGGCGCGTCTGTCAACGACATGGCCCGCACCGCGATGGATGTCTTTGGTCATGTGGATATACTGGTCAACAACGCCGGTGTCACTCACCTTCCGACACCGCTGGATGACGTGTCCGAAGAGGACTTCGACCGCGTTTTCAGGGTCAACATGCGATCTGTCTACCTGACCGCCCGCGCGCTGGCGCCGCACATGAAAGAACGCGGCGCGGGGGCGATCCTGAATGTCGCGTCCACCGCCGGCGTGTCGCCGCGACCGAACCTGAGCTGGTACAATGCCTCGAAAGGCTGGATGATCACCGCGACCAAGGCGATGGCAGTCGAGCTCGCCCCGAAGGGCATTCGCGTGAACGCGCTGAACCCGGTCGCGGGTGAAACCCCCCTTCTGAAAAGCTTCATGGGTGAGGACACGCCGGAAATGAGGGCGAAGTTCCTGTCGACCATCCCCCTGGGCCGGTTTTCGACGCCGCAGGATATGGGGAATGCGGCGCTGTTTCTCTGCTCGGATGAGGCCAGCATGATCACCGGCGTCGCCATGGAAGTGGATGGCGGACGGTGCATATGA
- a CDS encoding ABC transporter permease, whose product MVRYTFKRLLSLLLSLAVASVVIFAVIEVAPGDPASFMLGMNAQPETLAALRTELGLDESKVQRYLSWVGGMLTGDFGTSYTYRTPVIGMVADRLWVSLPLAIYALVLSTAVAFPAGLFAASRRGQAGDIGVMGATQLGVAVPNFWFAMMLVLVFAINLRWFAAGGFAGWDSGFWAGIHALTLPAVALALPQAAILARVMRSSLLDVLGEDFMRTARAKGLSERQALWRHGLRNALIPVLTIIGLQFSFLLAGSIIIEQVFYLPGLGRLVFQSISARDLIVVESVVMLLVFSVILVNFLVDLAYAAVDPRLRSRT is encoded by the coding sequence ATGGTCAGGTACACCTTCAAAAGATTGCTCTCCCTGCTGCTGAGCCTCGCCGTCGCGTCCGTGGTGATTTTCGCGGTGATCGAAGTCGCACCGGGCGACCCGGCTTCGTTCATGTTGGGGATGAACGCCCAGCCAGAGACTCTGGCGGCCCTGCGTACGGAGCTTGGGTTGGACGAATCCAAGGTCCAGCGGTACCTGTCCTGGGTCGGCGGCATGCTGACCGGAGATTTCGGAACATCCTACACCTACCGGACGCCGGTGATCGGCATGGTAGCTGACCGGTTGTGGGTCTCATTGCCGTTGGCGATCTACGCGCTTGTGCTTAGCACGGCGGTGGCCTTTCCCGCGGGCCTTTTCGCGGCGTCCCGCCGCGGGCAGGCCGGAGACATCGGCGTAATGGGGGCGACGCAACTGGGCGTGGCGGTCCCAAACTTCTGGTTCGCAATGATGCTTGTGCTGGTCTTTGCCATCAATCTGCGCTGGTTCGCGGCGGGGGGCTTTGCCGGATGGGACAGCGGCTTTTGGGCAGGCATCCACGCACTGACACTGCCTGCCGTCGCGCTGGCATTGCCGCAGGCGGCGATTCTGGCGCGGGTCATGCGGTCATCGCTGCTGGACGTCCTTGGTGAGGACTTCATGCGCACCGCACGCGCCAAAGGGCTGAGCGAACGGCAGGCGCTGTGGCGGCACGGGCTGCGCAACGCGCTGATCCCGGTGCTGACGATCATCGGCCTGCAGTTCTCTTTCCTTCTGGCCGGGTCGATCATCATTGAACAGGTCTTCTATCTGCCCGGGCTTGGACGGCTGGTGTTCCAGTCGATCTCGGCCCGGGACCTGATCGTCGTGGAATCCGTCGTGATGCTGCTGGTGTTTTCGGTCATTTTGGTGAACTTCCTTGTTGATCTCGCCTATGCGGCGGTGGACCCGAGGCTCAGGTCGCGAACATGA